The Thiohalophilus sp. genome segment AAATCAATAGAGCCGGTGGTGAATATAAAATTTGGCACTTCATTGCAATATGGCAACTCGCCGGCCATTCGCCATTTTGAAACGGATAGAAGGTAACTCGCTCTGGTCCGAGAGCGACGTTGCGGCTGTGCATGTAGACGCGCTCGCCGGGCAGATCCCAGTTGTTGCGAGGAGTAGTAATAGATCTCCCAGTTGTCGGTGTCGTCTGAGTACAGCCTCGCGAACCGCATCGGAGAAACGGAAGCGGGGCGCTGGCTCGTCAGTGTCCGGCCAGGCGTCGACCGAACTTGTCGTGGATCATCTGGCGTGTTCCGGGTGCATAGGTTCTCGGTCATGATCCGATATCCTCCACTATAGGTTACCAGGCCATCAAAATCTTCTTCCGGACGCAAGTAGCTTCGGCCAGCGCATACACCTCTGCGACGATGGCGCCATGATCTTCGGCGAGCGACCGCAAATAATCGCTCTTATCGTCGATACGCCGTTCTGTTTATAGATTCGCAATATGTACCTGCATACCGGCACGTCGTTATCATAGGTGTTGCAGGCGCTTTCCTGGGACTGGTGCACCGGCACGTCGTCGGGTGTGTCGTTGCCTTTGCCACCGAGGATCTGCAGGTCGCTGGCGACAATCTCGGTGATGTATTTGGTCTCACCGGTGTCCTTGTCCTGATATGAGCGGGTTTTCTTTTTGCCCACAATGTGGACCTGGCGGCCTTTACGCAGGTATTCGCCGGGCGATCTCGGCCAGGCGGCGCCAGAGGGATGACGCGGTGCCATTCGGTATCTTCGCGCCAGTCGCCGGTTTGTTTGTCTTTCCAGGTGTCGGTGGTGGCAACGGTGAGGGTGGCCACGGCGGTACCGTTGGGCGTGTAGCGAAGCTCGGGATCTTTGCCGAGGTTGCCCAGGATGATCTATCTGTTGGAAGCTTCTAGCCATTGCTCACCTCGGGTGTCCAGTAAAAATTGGCGCTGTCAGCTACCCCGACATGCTCGCTGGATTTTTCTTCCTGGAGCACGGGCAATTTGTTGACGACGCGCAGCGTGCCTCGGCCAAGGGCCTGATCGGCTTCCATTGTGCAGCTGGCGAGAGGCGCGCTTGGCTTCGTTGACGGATTTGCAGACTGTGTCACCGTCGGCGCTGCGGATGATGTTGCGTTTGCGGTAGTGTGTTGGCTGTTTCATCAGGCCATTTCCTCCTGTGCTATGCCGTTGGCCCACTGGTAGGCGTCGTCATCGAGGCGGGTCCAGCCTTCCTGGCGCGGGCGATAACCGGCGGTGTATTTGCCGAATGCGGCGGCGAGTTGTTCACGTGATGGGGCTTCGTCGTGCAGGGACTGCTCGTAGATGAAGGCGTGCAGCTCGAACAGGCGACGGAACCAGCCGGTGATGAATCGCTCGAAAGTTGTCCGTTGCTACTGGTGATGATCGTGGTGAGTACTCGGCACGTTCGGCGAAGGCGAGGCCAAGGTGATATTCACCAGCAGCATGGGTTGCGGCGATGGTCTTGGGCCCGATGTCACCGTCCACGGTTGTACCGATTGCCCGCTGCAGGATCTTGACGGCATCGCCCGGGCGGTGCTGCACCACGGAATCGAACAGGAACAGGCCGAAGGCCGGCGGCAGTTCGCCGCAACGGTAGGCGTCCCAGTAGTCGATGCGGTAGAGCTCGGTGGCTTCGTCGACGGTGAGGTTTTTGATGTCGATGCCCGGGTGGGCGCGGCGGCTGATGCCGTACTTTGTTTCGCCGCCCGGGTCTTGCGGGTCGTTGACGTAGCCGCCTTCGGTCTTGATGACCCAGGCCATGGCCAGCGGCATGATGTCTTGTGGCATGATTGTCTCCCTGATGGGTGTTACGTGGTAACGGTTGCGGCACTCCTGGCACATGCCCTCGATGAGGGCGGCGTCCCAGTGGCCGCAGGTTTCGCAGTCGCCTGGCGTGCTGCCCGGCTGTTTCTTGGGAAACGCCGGGCAGGGATGCGCGAGTTAGGCGACTTCGGCGGATGTCGTTTTGTTCGTCGTCAGTCGTCATCGTCGCTGTCGGTTTTGCTGAGCTTTTGGCGCGCAAAGCGGATGGCTGCAGGCACGCCAACCAGGTCGCGGTGTTCCAGGGCGAACTGGTCGAGTGCGCCTTCGTTGCAGGCGTTTTCGAGCTCGGCGAAGGTGCCGGGCTTGATATCCTCCTGATCAAACAGGGCCTTGATTTCGGCTTCGTCGTGTTCGGCCAGGTACTGTTCGTCGATGCGATAGTCATCGATGCTGATCTTGAAGCGACCCGCAAGATCAACGCGCTGATGCGCC includes the following:
- a CDS encoding glycoside hydrolase family 108 protein, with translation MPQDIMPLAMAWVIKTEGGYVNDPQDPGGETKYGISRRAHPGIDIKNLTVDEATELYRIDYWDAYRCGELPPAFGLFLFDSVVQHRPGDAVKILQRAIGTTVDGDIGPKTIAATHAAGEYHLGLAFAERAEYSPRSSPVATDNFRAIHHRLVPSPVRAARLHLRAVPARRSPIT